The genomic segment TTTAACGGTATTCCCGTTTGTTTGCCTCCACACTATAGCTCCTTGAACATCAATTATTTGTCCCGAAATTAATTGAATTCTAACAGCTCCCGGAATATCGTTCCCTTGTAGCCCTAGTCGAAAACTTGAAGAACTAGACTGTTGAACAAAAAAAACTTTTGTATACCAAGTGTAGCAAAAGTCTTAATTGTATTAGCTGATTGTCCGTTCCCAGCAACGCCTATGAACCCATTACTAAATGGAACGCTTACCTCTGTCTGAGAAAAAGCCGTCGAAAAAAACAATAAGGCAGTTGCCAATATTATTTTCTTCATTACTACTTGAATTGATTCAATTCCTTTTTTACTTTTCATAAATACTTTATAATAAATTAATGATATGAATTGCCTAGGGGTTTAGACAATAGTATGTAAGAAAAGGAATCTAAATTAGAATATAGACGAGTCGCTCGAAAGCAAGCTTACCACCTAATTTGGATGCAAATTTCTTGGAGAAAAAAGAAAATAAAGAAGAGAAACAAGACAAATACGTCCGAACAAACTTAAAATAGGACAAAGTTTGTGTTTTTGTTTATTGATTACATAAAATATTTAAACAAAATCAGCAAAAAGATCTTTATCCTAGGGCTGATTGATTTTTTATTTTACAAAACACAATTTTCTTTAGCAGTAAATTTTATTTTAATTAATGCGTTTTATTAAAATTGACCCATCAAGATTTAAAACTCACAAAAAAATTTACAAATCCTTTTATTATATAATGAGAAATAACTCAAGCCGAGTGCCAAACTACTTATTCATTGAACCGTAAACTGATTTAACATTAGTCTCTTGTTTTGTTATAATCAATTAAGTTGTCCTCATTTATTATATTCAGGACAACTTTTCCGATATGGTAGTGGTCGCGGATTGGTATAATTGCTATTTTTGTACCATAAAAACCCACCTACATGTTGTTGTATCTCACACTTTCAACCCTAGTATTGGCTTTCGTTTTGTTTGCCAACAACTACCGTAAAAACAAGCACGCCATTTGTGTGTCGCTTTTTTTACTGACGGTGTCCTTGTATGGTGTTACACATTACTTTGTGTTGTTTGGAGAATCTCCTTTTTGGTTGGCCGTGTTTTATAATAATTTTACACCCCTCTATTTACTTTCCGGACCGCTATTGTTTTTTTATGTACGAGGCGTTGTTCAGGATACCGAATGCATCAGCAAGAAAGATTTGCTTCATGGTATTCCCGCCTTGATTCAGCTAATTGGAATTGTACCCTATCTCTTTTCTCCCTTCGAATTAAAGTTGGACTATGCCAATCAGATTTTAAAGGATTTTGACTCTATTATTAGCTTGGATTATAACTTGTTTTATAATGCTTCTGTGAGTTTTTTAATTCGGGTAAGTTTGTTCTTAATTTACATTATTTATAGCGCTATTTTCTTGTGGAAAAACAGTTCCTTACTTAAAGCACAAAAAGCAGTTCCTACAAAACAATTTACTATTAGTATGCGCTGGTTGGTCACGCTGCTAAGTAGTGTGTTTGTGATAACAGTTTACTTACTAGCACTAACCCTGCTTTCTTTTGCGTTAAGCCCAACAGAAGCATTTGCATCCAGTTATTGGTTGCATTTGATTTCGGGTATAGCCTACTTTATCATGACCTTTTCTTTACTCGTTTTCCCAGAAATCCTCTACGGTATGCCTCGATCATCTGAAACCAAAACTACAATACCATCGGAAATATCCATCTTTGAAAAACGCTATCCCGAACTTTTTCAAAAACAAGACGACCCGCTCTTTCCGCTTGGTATAGCCATCGTAACGGTCTTAGAAAGCGAAAAACCCTTTGTGAATCCAGATTTTTCATTAGAAAAACTAGCTATTCTATTACACGAACCACAGCACAAAATTTCGTATTGCATCAATACGCTACTGGAAACTTCGTTTTACCAATTGAGATCCAAATTGAGAATCGAGTACGCTATTGAACTGATTAAAAATCAAGCACATACAAATCTAACAGTGGAGGCCGTTGGAATGCAGTCTGGCTTCAAATCCAGGTCCACCTTTTATACTACTTTTAAGGAATATACTCAGCAAAGTCCTGCCGAATTTTTAAATACTTTAACTGACTAAATCGAGAATTATGCTTTTATATCTGTCGATACTTACGCTCCTTTTTTCTTTTGTGTTGGTTTTTTTTAATCGTAAAAAAAATCCGAACCAACTTTTCCTTTCGGGATTTTTTATCATCACCTCTTGTTTTGGTGTAGCGCATCATTTTGTATTTCAAAGTCAAGATGTGTTTTGGATAGCTGTATTTTTTAATCATTTTGTGCCCTTGATGTTCTTGATAGGTCCCTTATTGTATTTTTATGTACGGGGCGCTTTAGAGCCTAACCGACCTTATACCATTTGGCATATACACCATTTAATTTTTCCTGTTTGGAGTTTAATTGGGACGATTCCCTATTACATCAAGCCTTTTTCTGAGAAAGAAGCCATTGCAAAACAGCTCATTGAATCCATCAATGATATTCGGCTTATTGATGTGAATCTGTTTTATGATGCGGGTGAGAGTTTTATGATGCGCACAATACTTTGCTTGTTGTATAGCTTGGGTGCTGGGATTTTAGTCATTCGAAAATACCGTTCGCTTTCCAAGAGGGAGCCAAAAATGAATAGACAAGAACTGCAAGTAATTCGCTGGTTAACTGTTTTGCTTTCCTCTGTTTTTGGTATAAGCTTGATTTTCATTTTGTTGGCTTTTCAAGTGGCGCATTATGAAATTAAAGACATCATTAAAAATCAAACCGAAATCTATGTGCTATCAGGAATTATTTACCTGATTTTAACCCTGTCGTTGTTGCAATTCCCAAATGTGTTGTATGGCTTGTCGCCGAAAAAAATCAAGAAAGAGAGTCAAGAAGCAGTCCCTGAAGTTGAAACAAAACCTGCCAAAACCTACAAAAAGAAAGTCAAATATATTGGAACACCGCTAGAACGCATTACCCAGTATTTAGACGTGGAAAAACCGTATTTAAGTCGGGATTTTTCTGTTTTTAGTATGGCTGTAGCCATCGGTTTAGCCGAGACACAAATTAACAACTGTATTAAAAATGAAATGAAAACCTCATTCGTCAAATTACGCACCCAATTGCGAGTGAACTATGCTTTGTCTCTTTTAGAAAACAAATCGAATGATAAAATCACTATTGAAGCTATTGGAGAGCAGTCCGGTTTTAAAACCAGATCTAATTTTTATGCAGCTTTTAAAGAAGTCACCGGACTAACTCCTACCGAATTCATCCAAAATAAGTAATTCACGGTTGTCTGTTGTCGGTTGTCTGTTCCTTGTTCAAAGTTTAAGGTTTAAGGTTCGTTGTTCAACATTCCTTGTTCCTTGTTCTTTGTTCCTTGTTCCTTGTTCATCATTCTTTGTTCCTTGTTCAAAGTTTAAGGTTTAAGGTTCGTTGTTCAACATTCCTTGTTCTTTGTTCCTTGTTCTTTGTTCCTTGTTCCTTGTTCAAAGTTTAAGGTTTTAAGGTTCAAAAAAATTCCAAATTTCTCCGATTTCTTTAATCAGTGTTGCCACATCACAAATCGTCAATCAACATTCTCCAATCTGCAATCTTTCTTTGCCACAAAGGCGCTAGGGCACGAAGGTAATCTGTTGTCTGTTTTCGGTTCTTTGTTCCTTGTTCAAAGTTCCTTGTTCCTTGTTCCTTGTTCAAAGTTTAAAGTTTAAGGTTTAAAGTTTAAGGTTTAAAGTTTCTTGCTCAACATTCCTTGTTCCTTATTCAAAGTTTAAGGTTCTGAATGTTTAATTGGTTTAACTGTTTATCTTACTTGCTCACTACCACAAAAGTACTTCTTCGGTTTTGTTGGTGTTCTGCCTCAGTACAGATGATTCCATCGGCACATTGATTCACCAATTGACTCTCGCCATAACCCTTAGCTGTTAATCGCTCTGGTGCAATACCTCGCTTGATTAAATAAGCCATAGTGGCATCCGCTCTTCTCTGTGAGAGTAGCTTGTTGTACTTTCTGTGTTGGCGACTGTCTGTATGCGACCCAATCTCTATTTTGATCTCTGGGTATTCTATCATCGCCTCTACTATTTTCTCTAGCGGTGCTATCGCATCTTTTCTAATGTTTGATTTGTCTAGATCAAAGTAGATTTGTGTGATCTCAAATACATTAGCTAAATCCAAGCCCGGTGCAATCTCATAGACATCTTTCTTCAAGCGGATGTCTTTGCTAATGTTATCTCCATACAATCTAGCTATGACTTCTACCCCTGCTGTTGAATACGTTTCCTTGGATCCTTGAATGGTGTACATCGCATTGGATTTGACATTCTCAAAGGCAAAGTTTCCGTTCTCATCGGCTACTGTTCTTGCCACTTCGTTGTTGTCCTTATCTAACAACACAAGGGCTGCATAATCTACCGGATTCGAACTTTTTAAATCCATTACGCGTCCTTTAATAGAAGTTAGGTATTCAAATACAAACGGAGCTCCTGTATTTTTAAAAGCGTATAAATCATCATCTCCTTTGCCTCCTGGTCGGTTACTACTGAGCACGCCTCGGTTGGTGGTGCGATCCCAATTGATTGCAAAATCATCAAAAGGGCTATTAATTGGTTCCCCTAGATGAACCGGCAAGGCATTGGGCGTGTTTAAATCGACCGCATAAATATCATATCCTCCCATTCCTAATCTTCCATCTGAAGCAAATAACAAGATGTTGTCTTGGGTAACAAATGGATAACTCTCCCTGGCTTCGGTGTTGATAGCGCTGCCTAAGTTTACCGGATTGCCAATAGTACCATCGGGATACAGGTCGATTTTATACAAATCGGATTGGCCATAACCTCCTTTGGCATCTGAGGCAAAATACAAGCTGCTTTCATCTGCTGATAAGGCTGGGTGGGCCACCCGTATGCTGTCTAAAGCAAAGATATCTAATACGCCTTGATCAATCCATTTGCCGTTTTCATTAATGGCCTTGTAGATCTTGTTCAGACCGTTGGTGAGTTTTCTTTTGTTGTTTTCTCTGAGCTCATTCTGAGTATAATAGATCGTCTTGCCGTCCTTAGTGAAAATAGGCGTTGCCT from the Flavobacterium ammonificans genome contains:
- a CDS encoding helix-turn-helix domain-containing protein, yielding MLLYLTLSTLVLAFVLFANNYRKNKHAICVSLFLLTVSLYGVTHYFVLFGESPFWLAVFYNNFTPLYLLSGPLLFFYVRGVVQDTECISKKDLLHGIPALIQLIGIVPYLFSPFELKLDYANQILKDFDSIISLDYNLFYNASVSFLIRVSLFLIYIIYSAIFLWKNSSLLKAQKAVPTKQFTISMRWLVTLLSSVFVITVYLLALTLLSFALSPTEAFASSYWLHLISGIAYFIMTFSLLVFPEILYGMPRSSETKTTIPSEISIFEKRYPELFQKQDDPLFPLGIAIVTVLESEKPFVNPDFSLEKLAILLHEPQHKISYCINTLLETSFYQLRSKLRIEYAIELIKNQAHTNLTVEAVGMQSGFKSRSTFYTTFKEYTQQSPAEFLNTLTD
- a CDS encoding helix-turn-helix domain-containing protein, with product MLLYLSILTLLFSFVLVFFNRKKNPNQLFLSGFFIITSCFGVAHHFVFQSQDVFWIAVFFNHFVPLMFLIGPLLYFYVRGALEPNRPYTIWHIHHLIFPVWSLIGTIPYYIKPFSEKEAIAKQLIESINDIRLIDVNLFYDAGESFMMRTILCLLYSLGAGILVIRKYRSLSKREPKMNRQELQVIRWLTVLLSSVFGISLIFILLAFQVAHYEIKDIIKNQTEIYVLSGIIYLILTLSLLQFPNVLYGLSPKKIKKESQEAVPEVETKPAKTYKKKVKYIGTPLERITQYLDVEKPYLSRDFSVFSMAVAIGLAETQINNCIKNEMKTSFVKLRTQLRVNYALSLLENKSNDKITIEAIGEQSGFKTRSNFYAAFKEVTGLTPTEFIQNK
- a CDS encoding OmpA family protein; the encoded protein is MKKQLILVLLFPIIALAQQPLRRADAKFEQESYISAIKIYEHLAKKGKGTAEIYEKLGDANYFNANYVEAQKWYEKRYAFNAPFPEGFLYRYSQSLKSAAMQEEAQKVMAEYAREKPTELRVRNQTPTLRAQNSIKKGSDIFSITNLNINSKYSDFSSTFKADTLLFASARPRIIANQIYQRTGQVFTNLYYSVKSNDTTNTYSEPQLFSKKVFSVYHEATPIFTKDGKTIYYTQNELRENNKRKLTNGLNKIYKAINENGKWIDQGVLDIFALDSIRVAHPALSADESSLYFASDAKGGYGQSDLYKIDLYPDGTIGNPVNLGSAINTEARESYPFVTQDNILLFASDGRLGMGGYDIYAVDLNTPNALPVHLGEPINSPFDDFAINWDRTTNRGVLSSNRPGGKGDDDLYAFKNTGAPFVFEYLTSIKGRVMDLKSSNPVDYAALVLLDKDNNEVARTVADENGNFAFENVKSNAMYTIQGSKETYSTAGVEVIARLYGDNISKDIRLKKDVYEIAPGLDLANVFEITQIYFDLDKSNIRKDAIAPLEKIVEAMIEYPEIKIEIGSHTDSRQHRKYNKLLSQRRADATMAYLIKRGIAPERLTAKGYGESQLVNQCADGIICTEAEHQQNRRSTFVVVSK